A single region of the Manihot esculenta cultivar AM560-2 chromosome 12, M.esculenta_v8, whole genome shotgun sequence genome encodes:
- the LOC110628885 gene encoding uncharacterized protein LOC110628885, whose translation MLIYQTLNRKSEVPQLMSITSLKSQPFLYNSHPVRPSRPHSFVSLVAFQVYSLCWVLFLSGFCLFLQNSLEYKALLLVEMRFVVLVIAVLCSLLFFACIGSEAVQKKAFLFHVHGAEKKNISSSNESHEGVNRYFFMQGKNIDNNTLDEKRIVPTGSNPLHNR comes from the coding sequence ATGTTGATATATCAAACTCTTAACCGTAAATCCGAGGTACCACAGTTAATGTCTATAACCTCCCTCAAATCTCAGCCTTTCTTATACAATTCGCATCCAGTTCGCCCCTCTCGGCCTCACTCTTTTGTCTCTCTGGTCGCTTTTCAAGTATATAGTCTCTGTTGGGTCTTGTTCCTTTCTGGGTTTTGTTTGTTCTTGCAAAATTCCTTGGAATATAAAGCACTTCTACTTGTTGAAATGAGATTTGTTGTTCTAGTCATAGCAGTCCTGTGTAGCCTTTTGTTTTTTGCATGTATTGGGTCTGAAGCTGTACAGAAGAAAGCTTTCCTATTTCACGTTCATGGTGCTGAGAAGAAGAATATTTCCTCATCAAACGAGTCGCATGAAGGTGTCAACCGATACTTTTTCATGCAAGGAAAGAACATCGACAACAACACTTTGGATGAGAAGCGAATTGTTCCCACTGGTTCAAATCCCTTGCACAACAGGTAG